Genomic window (Hydrogenimonas cancrithermarum):
TGCGCATCGAGCTTTTCCGTCAGCTCTTTCGGAGAGTCGGCGATGTCGACGTTGTATCCGAGCTGGTGGAGCATGTTGGCGAAAATTTTCCCCTCGAGCGGACTCTTCTTGAGAACGAGTATTCTGTCCGGTTCGGGGGCTTTCGAGGTTTCCGGCGTTTCGGCGGAAACCGTTTCCGTGGGTTGCCCCTGAGGAACCGCTTCGGTTTCACTCTTTTCGGAAACGGCCTCTTCTGTAAATGTATCGAACGAAATCTCCTTCTCCTCCTCTTTCTCTGAAGCGTGCTGTACACCCCTCGAAGTGGCGGGTTTCTCTTTTTCGTCTTTCGTATACATCTTGTCGCCAAGGAATTTTTTCAGGATCGAGATGATTTCTTCTCTTATCAGCGGTTTGGTCGTATACTCGTCGAGCCCTTCGGCGAGGAACCTTTCCCTGTCCCCTTTGAGCGCGTTCGCCGTCAAGGCGACGATAGGCACGTGCGGAACGTTTTCGTCCTCTTCGTAGTCGAGAATTTCGTGGGTCGCTTCCACACCGTCCATGACCGGCATCGAGATATCCATGAAAATGATGTCGAAGTCGCCGTTTCTACGCTTTTCGAACGCTTCGAGGCCGTTGTCCGCCAGTTCGACCGTCAGGCCGAGATCTTCGAGTGTTCGCTTGATGAGCTTCTGGTTGATCGTATTGTCCTCGGCGACGAGCGCTTTGGCCTGAAAACCGATGTGATCGATATCGAGAAGCGGACGGCGGACCTCTTTGACCACTTCGGAGGTTGCCGCTTTGAGAATGGCCACCATCTTCGTCGCATTGACCGGCTCGTAGACGATCTTTTCGCAGTGCAGGCGCAGAGACTCGATCCGCTTCTGGTGCGTCGATTTGATGATGACGTTACAGTGCAGCGGCGTCTTGCCCATCTTGCGAAGGTCGTTGTCGGAGGCGTAATCGGCGTCGATCATTGCCGACTGCGCTTTCTTTTCGGACGCGAGTTTTATGAGTTCTTCCGGTGCGCTGAAAGGAATCAGCTTCGCACCGTAATAGTCGAGGTACTCCTTGATATACTCGTCCTGCTTCTTCGATGCGCCGGGCGCGGAATAGAACGCGACGGTGACATTGGCGAACCTGTCTCGCATATCCTCGTTCATCTGGGGTAGCTCTTCGAATTCGAGCGTAAAATAGAAACGGGTACCTTTGCCGAGCTCGCTTTCGAGATCGAGGTGGCCGCCCATCAGTTCGGCATAGCGTGCGGAGATGGTCAGGCCCAGCCCGGTTCCGCCGAACTTCCTGGTGACACTGGTGTCGGCTTGCGAGAATGCTTCGAAAATATGCGCCTTTTTGTCCGGAGAGATACCGATACCCGTATCTTCGACACTGAAACTGATGGCACATTTGTCTGGATCGCTCGCATGGACTTTGCGGATTTCGACATTGATCGCGCCACCTTGGTTGGTGAACTTGACCGCATTGCTCATCAGGTTGATCAGAATCTCTTTGATCTTGGTCGGATCGCCTTTGATGGGCTGGTTCAATCTCGGATCGATGAAGCAGGCGAGGTTGACATTCTTTTCGGCCGCTTTGACGGCATAGATTTCGACGGCGCTCTCGAACTCCTCGATCGGGTTGAAGACGATGTTTTCGATCTCCACTTTGTTGCTCTCGATCTTGGAGAGGTCAAGGATGTTGTTGATGATCTCGAGCAGGTTTTCGGAACTCTTTTCGATGATACTTACGAACTCTTTCTGTTCGCCTTTGAGTTCGGTGTTTTTAAGCAGTTCGGTAAAACCGACGATTCCGTTCAGCGGCGTTCGGATTTCGTGGCTCATGTTTGCAAGGAAGAGCGACTTCGCTTCGCTCGCCTCTTCGGCACGCTTCTGTTCGAGCCGCGTCTCTTCGATGATCGCCTGCAGCAGGGCATACGCTTTCGCCGTACCTTCAGGTGTATCGAGGTTGATCTCCATTTTCTGGTTGGTCGATTCCGCGACATTCTGGAGGATCGTCTCGAGGTTTTTGATGTTTTGCGTAATCTCGCGGCTCACGATCATGCCGATAATGGCGAGGATGATGGAGATGATCCAAAGCGCGCCGGAGGCGACGGCGATATACATCTGTTCCTGGATCGTCGAGGCGATCTTGCCTTTCATCGCGGTGAAGATCGTCTTCTGTGCATTGTCGAGGATGCTGATCTTCTCGGTATTGAGGTTGAACCAGAGCGTAGGGTCGATCGTGTAGTAGCCGTCGTTGATCGAGTGGAGTATTTCGGCACGTGCCTGGGCGAGTTCTTCGAAAATCTCCTGGGAGTCTTCGTTTTCGAGAAGTCTGCGAATACGCTGTTTAAGCCCCGGGTCCGAAATGAAACCATATTCGTATGTGTCGGCCTGCCCGATATAGTGGATCCATTTTTGAAGCTCTTCGTCGCTCATTTTCGTATAGCGGGTGAGGATGAAAGACATGAAACCGCGTTCGATACCGCTCGCCTCTTTCGCCTTGGCGAAATTGATGTAGGCTTTCGCCTCGTTGCTGATCTCGTTGTTCAGCCCGACCGAAGTCACTTTGTCGATCTCTTCGAGCAGCGATCCGATCAGGGCCGTGTAGTAGTTGAAGAATGCCTTGTCGAAACCGAGCTGAAGGGTGTCGATCTGGTGACGTTTCTGGTTCAGGAGACTCAGCATGACCGGAACGCTCTTTTTGGGTTTGGTCTCCGGGTGGTCCGAAAGGTAACGTTTGAATGCCGCGACCTTCTTGTCGACCACGGCACGCTGGGCCTTGAGGGACTCTTTGACCTTTCGTCCGTGGGAAGCGATGTATATCGCCGTCATGCCGCGCTCTTTTGCCAGCTGGGTCGAGAGGTCGTTGATGATGGAGCTGTATTCGATATGTTGGTCGAAGGCCTGAACTTTCAGATAATTGGTGGTGGACTGGTAGAGAAAATAGCTCGCGAACCCCAGGAGCAGAAGAATGGGGAGGAGCGAGATCAGTTTGAGTTTACTTCGGATACCTATTTGCATACATCACCTCTGTTCATAATGGTAGTTTGTGTGTGGCGGCTATATCGACGCATTCGAGTGCACCGGCCTTTTTGCCCTCTTTGAGCAGTTTAAGTGCCGTCTGCCTCTCTTTTTTCTTCTGCAGAAGATAGACTTCGGCCAGATAGCATTTCGCCCGGGCATTTCCCAGCTCGGCGGCTTTGCCCAGCAGCTGTTTCGCTTTTGGCAGATTGCGGTCGACGCCGAGGCCTTTGAGATAGAGAAGGCCCAGCAGAAACTGTGCCTGCTCGGCTCCATCTTCCTCTATCGCCATTTCGAACAGCTCTTTGGCCACTTTGTAGTTTCCCGATTTATAGGCGCGCATCCCGTCGGAAAAGTAGCTGGCGAATCCAAAAGCCGGTAGCAGCAACAGTATAAAGAGCAGTCGTGTTTTCACGCGTATTCCTTTGCCATTGTTTTTTCCAGTGCCGCGAGTTTGCGGTAAAAGGCGACGAGTCTCTCTTCGACCTCTTCGAGCGATTGGGCATGCTGCACTTTTTCCATAAGCTCACGCATATCTTCGATTCTCAGGTTCGCGGCGACCCCTTTGAGCTTGTGTGCCACTTCGTTGATCGTCTTGATATCGTTCGTTTCGTACGCTTCGATGAAATGGGCCTTCTCTTCGCGTGCCTGGGTGATGAAGTCGTTGACGAATTCCACGATGAGCGATTCCGGAAGCCCCAGCGCGTCGGCCGCTTCGTTGGGATCGAAAAGGAGTGTTTCGCCCCTGTCGATCTCTTCGAGCTCGAGCCTCTTTTTGGATGGCGTGGTTTCGGGTTTTGCCGGTTCCTCGAAGGAGGGGTGGAGATGTTCGGCCGGACTCTTTTCGGGCGTCGTCATCCGCTCTTCGGAGGTAGCGGTTTCCGGGATGCCCTGCCCGCTCAACCCCTGTATATAACGCTCGACGTTTTGCCACGCTTTGCGGATCTGCGTTTCATCATCGAGTGAAAGAATCTCTTCGAGTGTCTGCGTCAAAGGGTCCATCATCAGGTTCGAAGCGATCCCTTTGAGCTTCATCGCCTCTTTTTTGACGAGATGGATATGGCCGGCATCCATGGCGGCTTTGACTTCCGGCGCATCGTGATAGTAGGTCTCTATGAACTCTTTCACGAAGGCTTTGACCATCGTTTCGGGCAGTCCGAGCGTGGCGGCGATTTTTCCGGTCTCTGGCTGGAGATTCGCCGCCGGTGCCTCTGTCGGACTCTCTCTATTTTCCTCCGATGGCATGGTTTCAGGCTCGGGAACTTCCGTTTTCAAGCCGATCTCCGGCACTTCGAGGGGTTCGAATGGGGAGGTTGCCTCTTTTTCCGCGAAAGATCCGCTCTCCTGCTTCATGCCGATCCCGGTTTCACTCTCTTCCACCGCTGCCGGGGATTCGAAAAGCGCTTCGGCATTTTCGGGCTGTTCGACGTTTTCCTCTTCGGAAGCGATCGCTTCGACACGATCGCTTTCAAATGAAAAATCGACCAGCTCGAGGGGTGCGTCCGCCGGTTTTTCGGATGGGGCCGTTTCCGGTGTCTCCTCGAAAAGCGAAAAATCGACGGAGGGGGTTTCCCCTTCGTGCTTGGCCGAAGCGGCCGGCTCCTCGAAACGCACTGCCGGAGCTTCGTATGTTTCCGCGGCTTTCGCGGCCGTTTCATCCGTCGTCGATATTTCGGGAGCCTCCGCAGCGAGAGGTTCGGAAGGAATGTCGATGGAAGTGAACGCACTCTCCTCTATCGGCACATGGTATTCTGTCCCGTTGGAGAGTTTGAGGTTTTTGAACTCTATTTGGTAATAGAACTCCGGCGTCTCTTCGCCATACTCGATCGGATAGAGAATTTCAAGGGCCAGGTCACATTCGTATGTCGCCTTGTCTTTCGTCGAGATGAGGACCTTCTTCTGCTCCGTGTTGGCATTGCGAAGAAAACTGATCCATGAAAAATTTTCGAAGTTGTAGATGTATCCAGGACGCTTTACGAAGAGTTCGCTATAATCTTCGTGTTCGGCCAAAAATTCCGAGATATCGTGATATCCCGCGAGTTTCAGGGCATTTTTCGATATACAGTAGAGTTTTCCGTCATTTCTGTAGATTAACACGGTTATCCTTTTTACGACTTCTCATCTTCAAGCATCCGGGCATAGGTGTTTATGATCGAGAGGACATCCATCCGTTTCGCAGGATGGCGAGCCGCGATGTATCCTGTTTTGACACCCTCTTTGAAAATCGGTTTGATGTAGGTGTCTACCCAATAATATCGGCCGTCTTTGCGAAGATTTTTAACGAGTCCCTGCCACTCTTTGTCGGCTTGAATGGTATCCCACAACTCTTTAAAAGCCGCTTTTGGCATATCGGGATGGCGGATGATGCTGTGCGGCTTTCCGATAAGCTCCTCTTTGCTGTATCCCGATATTTCGATGAATTTCCGGTTGGCATAGGTGATGATGCCGTTGAGATCGGTTTCACTGATGATGACGCCGTCGGCAAACGTGTACTCTTCGTCGATGGGGGTGGGCCGTTGCATTGAAACTCCATAAAAACTATATTGTTCGGATTATCATAGCATAAAGCGCCATGAGTATGCTTCTTTTTGCCGCGAAAAACAGGACCTATTCGTCTGTGGATGGCGGATGAAGATACAGATATATCGACTGGGCATCTTTTTTGTTTAGAACTCTCCCCAGTGTTTCGAGGTCGGCCTCTTTGATGGCGTCGAACGTTCCGAAATAGTCGATGAGCCGTTTCACTTTGGCGGGCCCGATCCCCTTGGCTTCGAGAAGAGAGATCTTTTTGTCCTCTTTCAGGCGCTGTTTTTTATGGAAAGCGATGGCGAACCGATGCGCTTCGTCTCTGAGCCTTTGAAACCACTGCAAACGTGCATCGCTCGGCATCAGCCGCATCTCCCCCTCATCGGTGTAGAGAATATCTTTCGCCGCCCCTTTCGCCCGGTGTGCCTTCGCATCGATTTTCTCTTTCGCGATCCCGACGACGGGCAGGTCGACCCCTTTTCTTTTCAGCAGCGTCAGCGCAAGCTGCCGGAGTGTCTCGCCGCCGTCGATGACCCACAGGTCCGGAGGCGGGGATTTTTCGAACGAACCGATACGCTGGGAGAGCATCTGCTCCATCTGGTGGTACTCGTCCCTTGCCGTAAGATTGTAGTGGCGGTAGGAGCTTTTGTCCCACTTCTCTTTTTCCCTGACGACCATCGCTCCCACAGGCGCTTCGCCCGCAAGGTGGGAGTTGTCGAAAATTTCGATGCGCTCCGGTGCCTGCCGGAGTCCGAGCAGATCGCGGATCTTCTCCGGAAGTTCGGGTTTGGGACGAAGGCTTTTTTGTCTGAGCAGTTCCTTCGCATTCTGCACTCCCAGCTCTGTCAGCCGCCGTTTGTCACCCCGTTTCGGTGTCGTGATGGCGATATGTTTTCCGATGCGCTCGCTCAACAGTGCGGAGAGCTCCTCCTGCTCGTCGAAGGGGTGTGCCGTCAAGATAGCCGTCGCCGTAAAGGGCGTTTCGCTGCCGTAAAACTCGAGGATACTTCTGCGGTAGACTTCGCTCAGATCGGTCTCGTCGTGCAGGTGCAGATAGGTGTGGCTGGAGGCGACGATTTTCCCTTCCCGCATGAAAAGGCGTACCAGTACACCTCCCTCGTCGTCGAACGCCGCGGCAAAGATATCGAGGTCTTCGAGCCTGGCGAGATCGGCACTCGAGAACTCTTCGATTTTCCCGATCGCCTCGATGCGGTCACGGATCTGTGCCGCCTCTTCGAATCGGAGCGATTCGGCGTAGAAGTGCATTCTCTTTTCGAGTGCACGCTGCAGGCGTTTTTTGTGATGGATATAGCTGAAAGCCTCTTCGACGAGTTCGGCATACTCCTTTTCGTCGATCTTCCCTTCGCACGGAGCCATGCAGCGTCCGATCTGGTGGAACAGACACGCCTTTTTCCCTTTGAGGCACCCTTTTTTCTGTACCAGCGGCACCAGCTCGTAGAGCGAATCTAGAATCGCCCTCGCACCGTGAGGAAAAGGGCCGAAATATTTCACTCTTTTCCCTTTGACCACTTTTCGCGTCAGTTCGAACCTTGGGAACGGTTCGCTCAGGTCGATGTAGATGTAGGGGTAAGTCTTGTCGTCGCGAAGAAGGATGTTGTATTTGGGTTTGAGCTGTTTGATCAGCGAGTTTTCCAGCAGCAGTGCATCGCTTTCGCTCGGTGTCACGATCGTTTCGATCCTGACGGCCTGTGCGACCATCTGATAGATTCGGGGGCCGAGAGTGGGGGCGGGGGCGAGTGTAGGTGTGAAACGGAAATAGCTTTTGACCCGTTTTTTGAGGCTTTTGGCCTTTCCGACATAAAGAAGCTTCCCGTCTTTGTCGAAATATTGGTAGATCCCCGGTTTGTCGGGGAGGTTTTTAACGCTCTCGATCATGGGTGAAGATTTTGTTCGATGGTCTCTTTGATCTCTTCGAAAGCGGCTTTGATCTCGTCGCTTTCGGCGTGCACTTCGAACGTGCCGTGAGCACGCTCCGTATAGCGTGGTTCGGTGGAGCCGGGCGCCTTCGGAGCCGGAGCGAATTTCGAAACGAATGCCTTGACATCTTTGATTTCATGGGCTTTACATGCCTCTTTCAGAGGCGGAAGGGTGCTTAATAGGTTCTTAATTAAAGAGAGCTTATAATCGAATTCCATTTTGAAGGCCGGATGTTTTACCGCAAAAAAGAGTGTCCGGTTTTTGACATAAATAAAGAGGATGCCGCGCTGCAGCGAGGCGGGAAGCGCTTTTTTGAGAAGGCGGAAACAGGTTTGCTGCTGCAGTTTCGCATAGATAGGCTGAGAGACGAAATGGGTAAGCACCGAGTCAATTTTTTTCATATTTTAATTATAGCATCACTTCTGGCGGGTGTGGGGGGATGCGGTTACAAAAAACCTCCCTACTACCCCACCGAAAGTGAGACGGGATCGCAACAATGAAAACCGACAGCAAATACGACGTCATCATCGTTGGTGCCGGGATCGCCGGCCTCTATGCCGCACTCCATATACCGAAAGAGAAGAACGTTCTCATTCTCTGCAAAGACATTCCCTGGGAGTGCAATACCTTCTATGCCCAGGGTGGCGTGGCGGCTGCCGTCGACGAGGGGGATGTGGCGTCGCATATCGAGGATACGCTGAATGCCGGGGCAGGACTTTGCAACGAGGAAGCGGTCGAGCTGATGGTCGAAGAGAGTCTCGAAGTGATACCGGACCTGATCCGGCGCGGATTCGAGTTCGATAGAGACGAAGCGGGGAACCTGCTCTACACGAAAGAGGCCGCACACAGCAGACCGCGCATTCTTCATGCTGGCGGCGACGCGACAGGCCGTTATCTTCACCAGTTTCTGATGCAGGCGAACCCCCACCCGCTCGTCTATAATGTCAGGGTTTTCGATCTGCTCCGTTCGGGCGACACCTGTTATGGGCTCAGAGCCCTCATCAACGAGGAGATCAAAGAGCTCTACGCCGACAACATCATCATCGCGAGCGGTGGTGTCGGAAGCCTCTACGCTTTCCACACCAACTCCAGAACGATCAGCTCCGACCTGCATGGCATCTGCCTGGAAAGAGGCATCCGGCTGGAGATGATGGAGATGATGCAGTTTCACCCCACTGTCTATGTCGACAATCCGTGGGCGAGAAAACAGCTACTGACGGAAGCGTTGCGGGGCGAAGGGGCACAGATCGTCGATGAAGAGGAACGGCGCTTTCTTTTCGATTATGACGAAAGGGGCGAACTCGCTCCGCGCGATATCGTCAGCCGTGCCATTTTCGACTATCAGAAGCGTCACGGTGGGAAGGTCTACTTGAAGATGGACATGTTCGACGAAGAGTTTTTCGCCCACCGTTTCCCCAATATCAAAAAGGCGCTCGCCTCGGTCGGTTTCGACCTTCCCAAAGATCTCGTACCCATTTCACCGGCGTTTCATTATGCCATCGGCGGAATCGTCTGCGATCTCAACGGCGTCGTGCCAGGGCTCGAAAACCTCTATGTCATCGGTGAAGCGGCCTGCACGGGTGTGCACGGGGCCAACCGGCTCGCAAGCAACTCTTTGCTCGAAGGGCTTGTCTTTGGCCGTCGCGCCGCGCGTCATCTGAACGAAAAGGGGTTCGTCTGGAGCCACAAACCGCCCTTTGCCGAATTTAAGGGGAACCTGGTCGAAAAAGATGATACAATTTTAAAACAGCGCCTGCGCCGTACGATGTGGCAGGAAGTGGGGATCGTCAGGACGCGTTCGGGGCTCGAGCGTGCACTCGATTTCGTCGACGACGTTCAGCATCTGACGATCGGCCGGCTGCTCGCTCTGCGTCTCAAGACGGCACGAAAAATCATCGAATCGGCACTTGCCCGGAGAGAGTCTGTCGGTGCCCACTACATCATCAACGAATAACGAAGGGCATGTTGAAAATCCCGAATACCAAAATGTAACGAAAAACAAAATTGTGTCGATATTCAAACAACGATCTAATCACAAAGGAAAACAATGCACGAAGCGACGTTTCATCTGACGACCACATGGGTCGGCATTATCGATCTGGCGATTTTCGTCATCGCCTACTACTTCATCGCAACCGAAGAGAAGTATGAAATCAACAAGGCGAAGCCCGCACTGTTTGCGGGAACTTTCATGTTCATGCTCGTCGGTGTCTATTTTGCAACCAATGGAATGGATCCGGAACCGCTCCATGAAGAGATGCAGAAACTGATTCTGGAGATTGCGGAGATTTTCTTCTTCCTCTTCGTCGCGATGACTTTTATCGAAACACTGATCGAACGGCGGGTCTTCGATGTTCTGAAGTACAAGCTGGTTTCGAAAGGGTACAGCTACAAGAAGCTTTTCTGGCTTACCGGCCTGCTGGCTTTTTTCATCTCGCCGGTCGCCGACAACCTGACGACGGCATTGATTCTCTCGACGGTTCTCTTTACGATCGACAAGAGCAACAAAGATTTTCTGGTGCCGGGCGCCATCAACATCGTCGTGGCGGCCAATGCCGGCGGTGCCTGGAGCCCGTTCGGCGATATTACGACGCTGATGGCATGGACAGCGGGCAAAGGGGAGTTCGTCGACTTTCTCTATCTTTTCGTTCCTTCCGTCTCAAGCTGGGCTCTGACAGGCTGGCTTCTTTCACTCTACGTCCCAAAGGGCGAGCCGCATTTCAATGTCGAAACCGAAGAGATTCCTCAGATGAAAGAGGGCGGGAGTACCGTCATCTGGCTCGGCGCTTCGACGATCGCCATCGCGGTACTCGGACACCAGTTTTTCCATTTTCCCG
Coding sequences:
- a CDS encoding nitrate- and nitrite sensing domain-containing protein → MQIGIRSKLKLISLLPILLLLGFASYFLYQSTTNYLKVQAFDQHIEYSSIINDLSTQLAKERGMTAIYIASHGRKVKESLKAQRAVVDKKVAAFKRYLSDHPETKPKKSVPVMLSLLNQKRHQIDTLQLGFDKAFFNYYTALIGSLLEEIDKVTSVGLNNEISNEAKAYINFAKAKEASGIERGFMSFILTRYTKMSDEELQKWIHYIGQADTYEYGFISDPGLKQRIRRLLENEDSQEIFEELAQARAEILHSINDGYYTIDPTLWFNLNTEKISILDNAQKTIFTAMKGKIASTIQEQMYIAVASGALWIISIILAIIGMIVSREITQNIKNLETILQNVAESTNQKMEINLDTPEGTAKAYALLQAIIEETRLEQKRAEEASEAKSLFLANMSHEIRTPLNGIVGFTELLKNTELKGEQKEFVSIIEKSSENLLEIINNILDLSKIESNKVEIENIVFNPIEEFESAVEIYAVKAAEKNVNLACFIDPRLNQPIKGDPTKIKEILINLMSNAVKFTNQGGAINVEIRKVHASDPDKCAISFSVEDTGIGISPDKKAHIFEAFSQADTSVTRKFGGTGLGLTISARYAELMGGHLDLESELGKGTRFYFTLEFEELPQMNEDMRDRFANVTVAFYSAPGASKKQDEYIKEYLDYYGAKLIPFSAPEELIKLASEKKAQSAMIDADYASDNDLRKMGKTPLHCNVIIKSTHQKRIESLRLHCEKIVYEPVNATKMVAILKAATSEVVKEVRRPLLDIDHIGFQAKALVAEDNTINQKLIKRTLEDLGLTVELADNGLEAFEKRRNGDFDIIFMDISMPVMDGVEATHEILDYEEDENVPHVPIVALTANALKGDRERFLAEGLDEYTTKPLIREEIISILKKFLGDKMYTKDEKEKPATSRGVQHASEKEEEKEISFDTFTEEAVSEKSETEAVPQGQPTETVSAETPETSKAPEPDRILVLKKSPLEGKIFANMLHQLGYNVDIADSPKELTEKLDAQTALVFVDKEIDGMALEPLQKEIKMSAPHAALILMTDPSTSVTEEERKHCDEVIINLVNRDLIRLIIEKFMKKEG
- a CDS encoding SEL1-like repeat protein; this encodes MKTRLLFILLLLPAFGFASYFSDGMRAYKSGNYKVAKELFEMAIEEDGAEQAQFLLGLLYLKGLGVDRNLPKAKQLLGKAAELGNARAKCYLAEVYLLQKKKERQTALKLLKEGKKAGALECVDIAATHKLPL
- a CDS encoding Hpt domain-containing protein encodes the protein MLIYRNDGKLYCISKNALKLAGYHDISEFLAEHEDYSELFVKRPGYIYNFENFSWISFLRNANTEQKKVLISTKDKATYECDLALEILYPIEYGEETPEFYYQIEFKNLKLSNGTEYHVPIEESAFTSIDIPSEPLAAEAPEISTTDETAAKAAETYEAPAVRFEEPAASAKHEGETPSVDFSLFEETPETAPSEKPADAPLELVDFSFESDRVEAIASEEENVEQPENAEALFESPAAVEESETGIGMKQESGSFAEKEATSPFEPLEVPEIGLKTEVPEPETMPSEENRESPTEAPAANLQPETGKIAATLGLPETMVKAFVKEFIETYYHDAPEVKAAMDAGHIHLVKKEAMKLKGIASNLMMDPLTQTLEEILSLDDETQIRKAWQNVERYIQGLSGQGIPETATSEERMTTPEKSPAEHLHPSFEEPAKPETTPSKKRLELEEIDRGETLLFDPNEAADALGLPESLIVEFVNDFITQAREEKAHFIEAYETNDIKTINEVAHKLKGVAANLRIEDMRELMEKVQHAQSLEEVEERLVAFYRKLAALEKTMAKEYA
- a CDS encoding PAS domain-containing protein encodes the protein MQRPTPIDEEYTFADGVIISETDLNGIITYANRKFIEISGYSKEELIGKPHSIIRHPDMPKAAFKELWDTIQADKEWQGLVKNLRKDGRYYWVDTYIKPIFKEGVKTGYIAARHPAKRMDVLSIINTYARMLEDEKS
- the uvrC gene encoding excinuclease ABC subunit UvrC, whose translation is MIESVKNLPDKPGIYQYFDKDGKLLYVGKAKSLKKRVKSYFRFTPTLAPAPTLGPRIYQMVAQAVRIETIVTPSESDALLLENSLIKQLKPKYNILLRDDKTYPYIYIDLSEPFPRFELTRKVVKGKRVKYFGPFPHGARAILDSLYELVPLVQKKGCLKGKKACLFHQIGRCMAPCEGKIDEKEYAELVEEAFSYIHHKKRLQRALEKRMHFYAESLRFEEAAQIRDRIEAIGKIEEFSSADLARLEDLDIFAAAFDDEGGVLVRLFMREGKIVASSHTYLHLHDETDLSEVYRRSILEFYGSETPFTATAILTAHPFDEQEELSALLSERIGKHIAITTPKRGDKRRLTELGVQNAKELLRQKSLRPKPELPEKIRDLLGLRQAPERIEIFDNSHLAGEAPVGAMVVREKEKWDKSSYRHYNLTARDEYHQMEQMLSQRIGSFEKSPPPDLWVIDGGETLRQLALTLLKRKGVDLPVVGIAKEKIDAKAHRAKGAAKDILYTDEGEMRLMPSDARLQWFQRLRDEAHRFAIAFHKKQRLKEDKKISLLEAKGIGPAKVKRLIDYFGTFDAIKEADLETLGRVLNKKDAQSIYLYLHPPSTDE
- the nadB gene encoding L-aspartate oxidase, with the protein product MKTDSKYDVIIVGAGIAGLYAALHIPKEKNVLILCKDIPWECNTFYAQGGVAAAVDEGDVASHIEDTLNAGAGLCNEEAVELMVEESLEVIPDLIRRGFEFDRDEAGNLLYTKEAAHSRPRILHAGGDATGRYLHQFLMQANPHPLVYNVRVFDLLRSGDTCYGLRALINEEIKELYADNIIIASGGVGSLYAFHTNSRTISSDLHGICLERGIRLEMMEMMQFHPTVYVDNPWARKQLLTEALRGEGAQIVDEEERRFLFDYDERGELAPRDIVSRAIFDYQKRHGGKVYLKMDMFDEEFFAHRFPNIKKALASVGFDLPKDLVPISPAFHYAIGGIVCDLNGVVPGLENLYVIGEAACTGVHGANRLASNSLLEGLVFGRRAARHLNEKGFVWSHKPPFAEFKGNLVEKDDTILKQRLRRTMWQEVGIVRTRSGLERALDFVDDVQHLTIGRLLALRLKTARKIIESALARRESVGAHYIINE
- the nhaD gene encoding sodium:proton antiporter NhaD — protein: MHEATFHLTTTWVGIIDLAIFVIAYYFIATEEKYEINKAKPALFAGTFMFMLVGVYFATNGMDPEPLHEEMQKLILEIAEIFFFLFVAMTFIETLIERRVFDVLKYKLVSKGYSYKKLFWLTGLLAFFISPVADNLTTALILSTVLFTIDKSNKDFLVPGAINIVVAANAGGAWSPFGDITTLMAWTAGKGEFVDFLYLFVPSVSSWALTGWLLSLYVPKGEPHFNVETEEIPQMKEGGSTVIWLGASTIAIAVLGHQFFHFPAMWGMMFGLSLLKLHSFRLSKGGHDGYDIYVNMKKIENDTLLFFFGILSAVGALHFLGYLDYVHDLYSIVGATAANIGVGFISAIVDNVPVMSAILKASPEMGIDQWLLVTLTAGIGGSLISFGSAAGVGVMGRLRGIYTFGSHIKLAWTVLAGYILAMVLWYIQFEMMGLY